The sequence below is a genomic window from Micromonospora aurantiaca ATCC 27029.
TGCCGGTGTTGTTACTGGCGAGTAGCGTTCGGGCATGAGCATCGACTCTCGCCAGGTGGCGGCCGGTCTCCTCGACGCCGTGCCGTTCGCCCGCACGCTCGGAATCGAGTTCGTCGAGGTGGCGCCCGAGGCCGAGGGCGGAGTCCGGGCCGTGGTCCGGCTCCCCGACGACCCGGCGCACCACAACCACGTGGGCGGCCCGCACGCCGGAGCCATGTTCACGCTGGGGGAGACCGCCTCGGGCGCGGTTGTCCTGGCCGCGTTCGGGCAGGCGCTCGACCGGGCCGTACCCCTGGCCGTGACCGCGACCATCCGCTAC
It includes:
- a CDS encoding DUF4442 domain-containing protein is translated as MSIDSRQVAAGLLDAVPFARTLGIEFVEVAPEAEGGVRAVVRLPDDPAHHNHVGGPHAGAMFTLGETASGAVVLAAFGQALDRAVPLAVTATIRYRKVAVGPVLATARLGGVPAEVLAELDAGRRPEFPVEVEVHTEDGTLTSSLTVIWTLRPNR